Proteins encoded in a region of the Homo sapiens chromosome 9, GRCh38.p14 Primary Assembly genome:
- the LOC124902215 gene encoding fibroin heavy chain-like isoform X2, whose translation MQVGVQGGGRCRCRRRWGCMCGGRCRCRCRCGCRCGSRYRCRCSCGCGSRHRCSCRCVGVGTGVDAGAGVGVGTGADADVGVGVGSGVDADVGVGVGSGVDAGVGVDVGTGVDADVGVDVGTGVDAGVGVDVGTGVDADVGVGVGSGVDADVGVGVGSGVDAGVGVDVGTGVDAVVGVDVGTGVDAGVGVDVGTGVDAGVGVDVGTGVDADVGVDVGTGVDAGVGVDVGTGVDADVGVGVGTGVDAGVGVDVGTGVDADVGVGVGSGVDADVGVGVGSGVDADVGVGVGSGVDADVGVGVGTGVDAGVGVGVGTGVDAGVGVDVGTGVDAGVGADVGTGVDAGVGVDVGTGVDADVGVGVGTGVDAGVGVDVGTGVDAGVGVDVGTGVDAGVGVDVGTGVDADVGVGVGSGVDAGVSVGVGTGAGAGVGVGVGTGVSVGVGTGVHAGMGVGTGADAGVGVGIGVDAGMGVGVGTSVDGGVGMGVGTGVDAGAGVEVGTGVDAGVVGGTGVDAGMGIGVGTGVDAGMGIGVGTGVDAGMGIGVGTGVDACMGVGVGTGVDAGAGVEVGTGVDAGVVGGTGVDAGAGVRVGTGVDARMGIGVGAGVDACMGVGADAGVGKGGGVERSCRSLGKACAMGGSGLRCPISG comes from the exons ATGCAGGTGGGGGTGCAGGGTGGGGGTAGGTGCAGGTGTAGACGCAGGTGGGGGTGCATGTGTGGGGGTAGGTGTAGGTGCAGATGCAGGTGTGGATGTAGGTGTGGGAGTAGGTACAGGTGTAGATGCAGCTGTGGGTGTGGGAGTAGGCACAGGTGTAGTTGCAGGTGTGTGGGAGTAGGCACAGGTGTAGATGCAGGTGCGGGTGTGGGAGTAGGCACAGGTGCAGATGCAGATGTGGGTGTGGGAGTAGGGTCAGGTGTAGATGCAGATGTGGGTGTGGGAGTAGGGTCAGGTGTAGATGCAGGTGTGGGTGTGGATGTAGGTACAGGTGTAGATGCAGATGTGGGTGTGGATGTAG GTACAGGTGTAGATGCAGGTGTGGGTGTGGATGTAGGTACAGGTGTAGATGCAGATGTGGGTGTGGGAGTAGGGTCAGGTGTAGATGCAGATGTGGGTGTGGGAGTAGGGTCAGGTGTAGATGCAGGTGTGGGTGTGGATGTAGGTACAGGTGTAGATGCAGTTGTGGGTGTGGATGTAGGTACAGGTGTAGATGCAGGTGTGGGTGTGGATGTAGGTACAGGTGTAGATGCAGGTGTGGGTGTGGATGTAGGTACAGGTGTAGATGCAGATGTGGGTGTGGATGTAGGTACAGGTGTAGATGCAGGTGTGGGTGTGGATGTAGGTACAGGTGTAGATGCAGATGTGGGTGTGGGAGTAGGCACAGGTGTAGATGCAGGTGTGGGTGTGGATGTAGGTACAGGTGTAGATGCAGATGTGGGTGTGGGAGTAGGGTCAGGTGTAGATGCAGATGTGGGTGTGGGAGTAGGGTCAGGTGTAGATGCAGATGTGGGTGTGGGAGTAGGGTCAGGTGTAGATGCAGATGTGGGTGTGGGAGTAGGCACAGGTGTAGATGCAGGTGTGGGTGTGGGAGTAGGTACAGGTGTAGATGCAGGTGTGGGTGTGGATGTAGGTACAGGTGTAGATGCAGGTGTGGGTGCGGATGTAGGTACAGGTGTAGATGCAGGTGTGGGTGTGGATGTAGGTACAGGTGTAGATGCAGATGTGGGTGTGGGAGTAGGCACAGGTGTAGATGCAGGTGTGGGTGTGGATGTAGGTACAGGTGTAGATGCAGGTGTGGGTGTGGATGTAGGTACAGGTGTAGATGCAGGTGTGGGTGTGGATGTAGGTACAGGTGTAGATGCAGATGTGGGTGTGGGAGTAGGGTCAGGTGTAGATGCAGGTGTGAGTGTGGGAGTAGGCACAGGTGCAGGTGCAGGTGTGGGTGTGGGAGTAGGCACAG GTGTGAGTGTGGGAGTAGGCACAGGTGTACATGCAGGTATGGGTGTAGGTACAGGTGCAGATGCAGGTGTGGGGGTAGGTATAGGTGTAGATGCAGGTATGGGTGTAGGTGTAGGCACCAGTGTAGATGGAGGTGTGGGTATGGGTGTAGGCACAGGTGTAGATGCAGGTGCGGGGGTGGAGGTAGGTACAGGTGTAGATGCAGGTGTGGTTGGAGGTACAGGTGTAGATGCAGGTATGGGTATAGGAGTAGGTACAGGTGTAGATGCAGGTATGGGTATAGGAGTAGGTACAGGTGTAGATGCAGGTATGGGTATAGGAGTAGGTACAGGTGTAGATGCATGTATGGGTGTAGGTGTAGGAACAGGTGTAGATGCAGGTGCAGGGGTGGAGGTAGGTACAGGTGTAGATGCAGGTGTGGTTGGAGGTACAGGTGTAGATGCAGGTGCAGGTGTGAGGGTAGGTACAGGTGTAGATGCACGTATGGGTATAGGAGTAGGTGCAGGTGTAGATGCATGTATGGGTGTAGGTGCAGATGCAGGTGTGGGTAAAGGTGGGGGTGTGGAGAGAAGTTGCAGGTCACTGGGGAAAGCGTGTGCCATGGGAGGGAGTGGGCTACGCTGCCCCATCTCAGGGTGA
- the LOC124902215 gene encoding fibroin heavy chain-like isoform X1, with amino-acid sequence MQVGVQGGGRCRCRRRWGCMCGGRCRCRCRCGCRCGSRYRCRCSCGCGSRHRCSCRCVGVGTGVDAGAGVGVGTGADADVGVGVGSGVDADVGVGVGSGVDAGVGVDVGTGVDADVGVDVGTGVDAGVGVDVGTGVDADVGVGVGSGVDADVGVGVGSGVDAGVGVDVGTGVDAVVGVDVGTGVDAGVGVDVGTGVDAGVGVDVGTGVDADVGVDVGTGVDAGVGVDVGTGVDADVGVGVGTGVDAGVGVDVGTGVDADVGVGVGSGVDADVGVGVGSGVDADVGVGVGSGVDADVGVGVGTGVDAGVGVGVGTGVDAGVGVDVGTGVDAGVGADVGTGVDAGVGVDVGTGVDADVGVGVGTGVDAGVGVDVGTGVDAGVGVDVGTGVDAGVGVDVGTGVDADVGVGVGSGVDAGVSVGVGTGAGAGVGVGVGTGAGAGVGVGVGTGVSVGVGTGVHAGMGVGTGADAGVGVGIGVDAGMGVGVGTSVDGGVGMGVGTGVDAGAGVEVGTGVDAGVVGGTGVDAGMGIGVGTGVDAGMGIGVGTGVDAGMGIGVGTGVDACMGVGVGTGVDAGAGVEVGTGVDAGVVGGTGVDAGAGVRVGTGVDARMGIGVGAGVDACMGVGADAGVGKGGGVERSCRSLGKACAMGGSGLRCPISG; translated from the exons ATGCAGGTGGGGGTGCAGGGTGGGGGTAGGTGCAGGTGTAGACGCAGGTGGGGGTGCATGTGTGGGGGTAGGTGTAGGTGCAGATGCAGGTGTGGATGTAGGTGTGGGAGTAGGTACAGGTGTAGATGCAGCTGTGGGTGTGGGAGTAGGCACAGGTGTAGTTGCAGGTGTGTGGGAGTAGGCACAGGTGTAGATGCAGGTGCGGGTGTGGGAGTAGGCACAGGTGCAGATGCAGATGTGGGTGTGGGAGTAGGGTCAGGTGTAGATGCAGATGTGGGTGTGGGAGTAGGGTCAGGTGTAGATGCAGGTGTGGGTGTGGATGTAGGTACAGGTGTAGATGCAGATGTGGGTGTGGATGTAG GTACAGGTGTAGATGCAGGTGTGGGTGTGGATGTAGGTACAGGTGTAGATGCAGATGTGGGTGTGGGAGTAGGGTCAGGTGTAGATGCAGATGTGGGTGTGGGAGTAGGGTCAGGTGTAGATGCAGGTGTGGGTGTGGATGTAGGTACAGGTGTAGATGCAGTTGTGGGTGTGGATGTAGGTACAGGTGTAGATGCAGGTGTGGGTGTGGATGTAGGTACAGGTGTAGATGCAGGTGTGGGTGTGGATGTAGGTACAGGTGTAGATGCAGATGTGGGTGTGGATGTAGGTACAGGTGTAGATGCAGGTGTGGGTGTGGATGTAGGTACAGGTGTAGATGCAGATGTGGGTGTGGGAGTAGGCACAGGTGTAGATGCAGGTGTGGGTGTGGATGTAGGTACAGGTGTAGATGCAGATGTGGGTGTGGGAGTAGGGTCAGGTGTAGATGCAGATGTGGGTGTGGGAGTAGGGTCAGGTGTAGATGCAGATGTGGGTGTGGGAGTAGGGTCAGGTGTAGATGCAGATGTGGGTGTGGGAGTAGGCACAGGTGTAGATGCAGGTGTGGGTGTGGGAGTAGGTACAGGTGTAGATGCAGGTGTGGGTGTGGATGTAGGTACAGGTGTAGATGCAGGTGTGGGTGCGGATGTAGGTACAGGTGTAGATGCAGGTGTGGGTGTGGATGTAGGTACAGGTGTAGATGCAGATGTGGGTGTGGGAGTAGGCACAGGTGTAGATGCAGGTGTGGGTGTGGATGTAGGTACAGGTGTAGATGCAGGTGTGGGTGTGGATGTAGGTACAGGTGTAGATGCAGGTGTGGGTGTGGATGTAGGTACAGGTGTAGATGCAGATGTGGGTGTGGGAGTAGGGTCAGGTGTAGATGCAGGTGTGAGTGTGGGAGTAGGCACAGGTGCAGGTGCAGGTGTGGGTGTGGGAGTAGGCACAGGTGCAGGTGCAGGTGTGGGTGTGGGAGTAGGCACAGGTGTGAGTGTGGGAGTAGGCACAGGTGTACATGCAGGTATGGGTGTAGGTACAGGTGCAGATGCAGGTGTGGGGGTAGGTATAGGTGTAGATGCAGGTATGGGTGTAGGTGTAGGCACCAGTGTAGATGGAGGTGTGGGTATGGGTGTAGGCACAGGTGTAGATGCAGGTGCGGGGGTGGAGGTAGGTACAGGTGTAGATGCAGGTGTGGTTGGAGGTACAGGTGTAGATGCAGGTATGGGTATAGGAGTAGGTACAGGTGTAGATGCAGGTATGGGTATAGGAGTAGGTACAGGTGTAGATGCAGGTATGGGTATAGGAGTAGGTACAGGTGTAGATGCATGTATGGGTGTAGGTGTAGGAACAGGTGTAGATGCAGGTGCAGGGGTGGAGGTAGGTACAGGTGTAGATGCAGGTGTGGTTGGAGGTACAGGTGTAGATGCAGGTGCAGGTGTGAGGGTAGGTACAGGTGTAGATGCACGTATGGGTATAGGAGTAGGTGCAGGTGTAGATGCATGTATGGGTGTAGGTGCAGATGCAGGTGTGGGTAAAGGTGGGGGTGTGGAGAGAAGTTGCAGGTCACTGGGGAAAGCGTGTGCCATGGGAGGGAGTGGGCTACGCTGCCCCATCTCAGGGTGA
- the LOC124902215 gene encoding fibroin heavy chain-like isoform X3, producing the protein MQVGVQGGGRCRCRRRWGCMCGGRCRCRCRCGCRCGSRYRCRCSCGCGSRHRCSCRCVGVGTGVDAGAGVGVGTGADADVGVGVGSGVDADVGVGVGSGVDAGVGVDVGTGVDADVGVDVGTGVDAGVGVDVGTGVDADVGVGVGSGVDADVGVGVGSGVDAGVGVDVGTGVDAVVGVDVGTGVDAGVGVDVGTGVDAGVGVDVGTGVDADVGVDVGTGVDAGVGVDVGTGVDADVGVGVGTGVDAGVGVDVGTGVDADVGVGVGSGVDADVGVGVGSGVDADVGVGVGSGVDADVGVGVGTGVDAGVGVGVGTGVDAGVGVDVGTGVDAGVGADVGTGVDAGVGVDVGTGVDADVGVGVGTGVDAGVGVDVGTGVDAGVGVDVGTGVDAGVGVDVGTGVDADVGVGVGSGVDAGVSVGVGTGAGAGVGVGVGTGAGAGVGVGVGTGVSVGVGTGVHAGMGVGTGADAGVGVGIGVDAGMGVGVGTSVDGGVGMGVGTGVDAGAGVEVGTGVDAGVVGGTGVDAGMGIGVGTGVDAGMGIGVGTGVDACMGVGVGTGVDAGAGVEVGTGVDAGVVGGTGVDAGAGVRVGTGVDARMGIGVGAGVDACMGVGADAGVGKGGGVERSCRSLGKACAMGGSGLRCPISG; encoded by the exons ATGCAGGTGGGGGTGCAGGGTGGGGGTAGGTGCAGGTGTAGACGCAGGTGGGGGTGCATGTGTGGGGGTAGGTGTAGGTGCAGATGCAGGTGTGGATGTAGGTGTGGGAGTAGGTACAGGTGTAGATGCAGCTGTGGGTGTGGGAGTAGGCACAGGTGTAGTTGCAGGTGTGTGGGAGTAGGCACAGGTGTAGATGCAGGTGCGGGTGTGGGAGTAGGCACAGGTGCAGATGCAGATGTGGGTGTGGGAGTAGGGTCAGGTGTAGATGCAGATGTGGGTGTGGGAGTAGGGTCAGGTGTAGATGCAGGTGTGGGTGTGGATGTAGGTACAGGTGTAGATGCAGATGTGGGTGTGGATGTAG GTACAGGTGTAGATGCAGGTGTGGGTGTGGATGTAGGTACAGGTGTAGATGCAGATGTGGGTGTGGGAGTAGGGTCAGGTGTAGATGCAGATGTGGGTGTGGGAGTAGGGTCAGGTGTAGATGCAGGTGTGGGTGTGGATGTAGGTACAGGTGTAGATGCAGTTGTGGGTGTGGATGTAGGTACAGGTGTAGATGCAGGTGTGGGTGTGGATGTAGGTACAGGTGTAGATGCAGGTGTGGGTGTGGATGTAGGTACAGGTGTAGATGCAGATGTGGGTGTGGATGTAGGTACAGGTGTAGATGCAGGTGTGGGTGTGGATGTAGGTACAGGTGTAGATGCAGATGTGGGTGTGGGAGTAGGCACAGGTGTAGATGCAGGTGTGGGTGTGGATGTAGGTACAGGTGTAGATGCAGATGTGGGTGTGGGAGTAGGGTCAGGTGTAGATGCAGATGTGGGTGTGGGAGTAGGGTCAGGTGTAGATGCAGATGTGGGTGTGGGAGTAGGGTCAGGTGTAGATGCAGATGTGGGTGTGGGAGTAGGCACAGGTGTAGATGCAGGTGTGGGTGTGGGAGTAGGTACAGGTGTAGATGCAGGTGTGGGTGTGGATGTAGGTACAGGTGTAGATGCAGGTGTGGGTGCGGATGTAGGTACAGGTGTAGATGCAGGTGTGGGTGTGGATGTAGGTACAGGTGTAGATGCAGATGTGGGTGTGGGAGTAGGCACAGGTGTAGATGCAGGTGTGGGTGTGGATGTAGGTACAGGTGTAGATGCAGGTGTGGGTGTGGATGTAGGTACAGGTGTAGATGCAGGTGTGGGTGTGGATGTAGGTACAGGTGTAGATGCAGATGTGGGTGTGGGAGTAGGGTCAGGTGTAGATGCAGGTGTGAGTGTGGGAGTAGGCACAGGTGCAGGTGCAGGTGTGGGTGTGGGAGTAGGCACAGGTGCAGGTGCAGGTGTGGGTGTGGGAGTAGGCACAGGTGTGAGTGTGGGAGTAGGCACAGGTGTACATGCAGGTATGGGTGTAGGTACAGGTGCAGATGCAGGTGTGGGGGTAGGTATAGGTGTAGATGCAGGTATGGGTGTAGGTGTAGGCACCAGTGTAGATGGAGGTGTGGGTATGGGTGTAGGCACAGGTGTAGATGCAGGTGCGGGGGTGGAGGTAGGTACAGGTGTAGATGCAGGTGTGGTTGGAG GTACAGGTGTAGATGCAGGTATGGGTATAGGAGTAGGTACAGGTGTAGATGCAGGTATGGGTATAGGAGTAGGTACAGGTGTAGATGCATGTATGGGTGTAGGTGTAGGAACAGGTGTAGATGCAGGTGCAGGGGTGGAGGTAGGTACAGGTGTAGATGCAGGTGTGGTTGGAGGTACAGGTGTAGATGCAGGTGCAGGTGTGAGGGTAGGTACAGGTGTAGATGCACGTATGGGTATAGGAGTAGGTGCAGGTGTAGATGCATGTATGGGTGTAGGTGCAGATGCAGGTGTGGGTAAAGGTGGGGGTGTGGAGAGAAGTTGCAGGTCACTGGGGAAAGCGTGTGCCATGGGAGGGAGTGGGCTACGCTGCCCCATCTCAGGGTGA